The Desulfurella amilsii DNA window ACAGAGGTTCAATCTTCCACAAACTCACTTGCATCATCTGCAGCTCAAATCTCTGCATCCAGTGAGCAGGTCTCATCAAACACAAAAGAGATATCACATGCAACAGAAGATACAGCAAACGCCCTATCTGGCATAGCCCGCTCTACAGAAGACATAAGAGTATCTTCCGATGAAGCAAAAGAGATTACAGACAAGATGGTAAAAGAAATCCAGCTCAATGTAGAAGCAATCCGAGAGCTATCCAATTCTATCTCAAAAGCAAGTCTTGATGTAAATGACCTTGGAGAAGCTTCAAAGAAAGTAGGAGACATTCTAAAGATAATAAACGATATAACAGATCAGATAAACCTCCTTGCATTGAACGCTGCCATTGAAGCGGCCCGTGCAGGTGAGCACGGCAGAGGCTTTGCAGTAGTTGCAGATGAGATAAGAAAGCTTGCAGAAAAAACACAAAAAGCTACAGACGAAGTGGCAGCAATCATAAAATCCATACAGGAAAAAACTTCAAAAGTAGTAAGCGTTATGAACCAAACCCAATCAGATACACAACAAAAAGCAGATGCCATTGCCCAAACTCAAGACAGTGTCCAGACAGTATCAGATAAAATCGCCAATGTTTCAGACCAGGTAAACTCCCTATCTGCTGCAACACAGGAGCTTTCTTCTACAGTCTCAGAGCTTGAGATGCAGGTAAAAGAAATCAGCAAAGCTCAAGAAGAAAATGCAAAGGCAGTAGAGTCTATCTCAGCGAATGCCCAAAATCTAAAGACAATATCTGATGGTCTGTTATCTGTTGTAGGTAAGTTTAAGACTTGAAAAAACAAACCCTTACTTGAAGGGTTTGTTTTACTTTTTTGTATAATAAATCGATTTATTTAAATGTTGAAATATTAGAGCCTAGACCTAAGTCTTTAAGGTAGAGGTTAAAAAAGGCTTAGTTTTTAAATAGCTAATGTTGTACTTTTCTATATAGAGTTCAAACATTCTATTTATTGCAACAAGGGTGATAATGCCTTTTTTAAAGTCTGATGGAGCATTTAAGAATACTGTTTTTTCATTGCTTGACAAAAAGTCTTTAATAAGGCCAAATATGTGATCTAGTGTGTTATACACATTATTTCTTTTGCTTTTTATTTGCATAGTTTCTAAAAAAAGTGCGGTGTAAGAGTATAGTGTTTCCTCAAAAGATGGGTTTGTAAATGGAGCAATTTGGCCTAACTTTTTGTAATTTTTGTTGCTTTTGGATAAAAGCAAAAATTTATACCGCGTATGAAAACCAATGAGGCCTTTTTTGGATGGATTTTTGATTAAATTTTTAATATCGCAATAAGCATAAACTCCAGTGATAAAGTTATATCTTAACCATGCATCATTAAGCCGTTTTTCTTCTTCGTGGGGTAGTCATAGGAAATGTTCCAAAAAGGCTTTTGAAAAGATGACTTGTGTATTTTTACCGCTTGACATTGAGTTTTCTAAATATAATTTGGTTTGGAACACACCACAGCTTGGAGATTTTGAAGCAAATATAAATCCGCAAAATTATTTTTGGCTGTTTTTGCAGCATTAGCATAGTAATTGAGAATACTTTCTGTATAATTGTTCTTTGTTTTATTGCCAATAGCATGAATTTTGCCATCTTTGTCCAAAACAAGCCTCATAGATTCTATTGGGTGGGACAATATAGCATCTTCATGGCAAAATGGTATAAAATCAAAATATTTTGACAGGCTAACTACAAAGTTATCTTTTTTTGAAGAACCGTTATATGCACTCAATCCCCAAAAAACAAGCTGATGCGCCTACCTTAATCATTTTTACATTATAATTTTTTTATTAAATTTTTGCAACAAATATGGATTTTTATTGACGCCTTTATTAAAATAAAATATATTCTAAATAAAAAAGGAAGTAAGTTTTATGAAAGGGTTTATGCAGGGTTTAATAGTGCTTGCTATAATGCTAAGCAGTATTAGTGCTTTTGGCTATACTTTAGTTGTGGGGAAAATTATATCTGTGGATAAAAACACAGCGCAAATAGAAATCTTATCAAAATTGTGTCATGGAAAACACACTGTTACTGTAAAAAACCCGCAGGCTATACCAGTTAATCTGATACATAAAGTAAATTTTCTTATGCAGATAGATAAGAATTGCTCCAGTGTCGTAATAGGCAATACAAATAGAGGTCCGCAATGAAGAAGGTTTATTTTTTGATAGTGGTTGCTTTTTTAGTTTTTATTTCTAAGATCGCTTTTGCAGACATGAGTCAGTATTGTGCTACGCCGCCATTTTTGTCTCAAAATGTAGCACCTAATGTGTTAATTGTTCAAGATGTAAGCGGATCTATGGGCTGGAGCGCCTACAATCCAGATAGCCAAGGGCAAGGCTACTGCGGTGATAATTGGAACATTACTAATTGCCCAAGCTCTTACCACCACTCAACTCAAACAACATACGAAGGCTACTTTATACCCACAGATGTATATTCATATGACTCAACAAATAATTTTTGGTATATTAATAAGTCAGCTACTCACCAAAGATGCCCATCAAGTGTGTTTACTTACAATTTCCCTTACGACAATAATACTCGCACATATAATTCTTATACGGGCAACTGCTTAAATTTTCTTTTGATGTCAAGAAGCGACCTTGTAAAATGGACTATGACCGGGGGCGAGCCGCAGTCTTGTAGCAATTATTCCAGTAAACAGTGCGACCCTACACTTAATACGAGCGATATAAGAACTGTAGATGGGGGCGGTATTGTACTGTCTCCATCTATTAATAGTAATAGGGTATATGATTTTGGAAATATGTTTTCTGTCCTAACACCCATGCCTCGCATAAACCAGGCAATACTGCCATCACTTCAAAATATGTCTTCAAGTTTAAAACCAAGAATGGGGTTACTAATGTTTACAACACCATCGGGTTTAAATGGGCAACCCTACACAATCCCGCAGACTGTTTATATTGGCGGATATCCATACAATCA harbors:
- a CDS encoding methyl-accepting chemotaxis protein, with translation TEVQSSTNSLASSAAQISASSEQVSSNTKEISHATEDTANALSGIARSTEDIRVSSDEAKEITDKMVKEIQLNVEAIRELSNSISKASLDVNDLGEASKKVGDILKIINDITDQINLLALNAAIEAARAGEHGRGFAVVADEIRKLAEKTQKATDEVAAIIKSIQEKTSKVVSVMNQTQSDTQQKADAIAQTQDSVQTVSDKIANVSDQVNSLSAATQELSSTVSELEMQVKEISKAQEENAKAVESISANAQNLKTISDGLLSVVGKFKT
- a CDS encoding DUF1722 domain-containing protein → MLLSKSNKNYKKLGQIAPFTNPSFEETLYSYTALFLETMQIKSKRNNVYNTLDHIFGLIKDFLSSNEKTVFLNAPSDFKKGIITLVAINRMFELYIEKYNISYLKTKPFLTSTLKT
- a CDS encoding DUF523 domain-containing protein; amino-acid sequence: MSAYNGSSKKDNFVVSLSKYFDFIPFCHEDAILSHPIESMRLVLDKDGKIHAIGNKTKNNYTESILNYYANAAKTAKNNFADLYLLQNLQAVVCSKPNYI